From the genome of Nicotiana tabacum cultivar K326 chromosome 2, ASM71507v2, whole genome shotgun sequence:
CAACGCTTTAGGAATCAAAGAATCAACAAGGGGAACTGAATCAACAAGGTGATCGTACTAGTCAACTCTCCAACAGctgtaaagttgctgcctgcacatgCAACAGTGCGAAATATTACAACAATCAACTTCATTGGGAATGATCATGTACCATCCAtgcttgcatcattcaagtgatgtcaccaATTTTATATTAACATTAAACCAAAGACAAAAACTTTACTTGAACTTTTGAAGAATCCATCAAGTACTCTCTCAAGTGACCATTCAATCTGGCAAGCGATTCTCAAgagcatcaagaacaaagaacaacataacaacGGACCAGTTTCCTGTATTGAGTTattacatgtccttagttgtgttgcaccTTTATTAAAGTTCttcacttgtaattcctacttagcttagttagaagcgtTGTGTTAGGAAACCTTTGTAAATTATAAatccttgtgtttgtgtcttggctagttTTGTCAAGTtggaagtctttgtaatagagttattacaaagtggtttgtaatagagttgttacaagttagtgagggattaagaggttaattcctagattacaataggttgtaatctaaagtttgctcggTTAGCGAAGTTGAAATCTTACAaggggtaggtcgtggtttttaatcccgtgagttgagagttttccacgtaaaacttcTTTGTGTTATTTACCTGCTACAGTGTGcgtgtgttctgtgggaactaatagagaacctagttctctatatagtttggtgaaTCCTTAAATTCtaaccaaaaaaatatttataacatCATTGTAAAAGTTAAATACTTTCATCGATAAGGAGACTTATGCATGTGAAATGGGGCATGACCCCATCATTAAGGAGAGAGTTTAGGTCCCATCTATTGTCTGTAACAGGAAAAGATCAATTGAAATTATAAAATCTCCTTTTCACAATTCACTTTTGCTGATTTCATTTATTTCTGatcttttctatctttttgtttttgttttacttgtttccTTTAACATATCTTGCATGGCTTCGATTGGATTCAGTTTCTTTAAGAGAAAAAGTGCATAAAAGTGAGTACTCGATAAAGCAAGACAATATAAGGTTCCaaagaaagaaagataggaaTCTCTGCCCACTAGGCAAAGTTGCAAAAGATCGTTTTTGGTCAGCCCACGATTCCTTATCGTTCGATCAAATTTTATAGACATAATAATCCTTTTCCTTTTTTGGAAAAGTTTTAAATTACTTGTCACCATTTTTTTAATAGTATAAAATTAAAATACTCCATCTGTATTTGAGAGCTAAATGCAATATTATTGAAATAAAACTTTTAATAGAAGTCTTTTATTATATTAATAGGAATAAAACTAATCACTTATCATACTTTTCGtgcaaatttaaatatttaaactttATATCTAATACATGAATCAATCTGTATTTGATTTAGCTCCGAAATCACATAATGGATCTTAATAAGCAAGAAGCAACAAAAAAATTGTGATGAAAGAATAGCGAAAAGGCCAATGTCCAATGAATATTACTTCCCTGTTCAAAGTTTCTAAAATGGAAAATAATAGAGTAAAAATGTAATCTCTATTCATTTTCTTCCTCTAATGAACATGCCAATCTCCTTCTTTGGGATCATTTAAGCGTCTCTTTAGATGATTCTTAATATTAATTTCTTTCTATTcctaattttccttaattttaatCTTAATAATGGAAAGGAGGATGCGTGAGCTTTTGCAACTGGCTGTTGAAAATACAAGTTATAGCCTTCTCAAAATTTTCTAATAAACACTCATTTGACAGAATGAAATAgcattaaaataataataataataataataataataataataataataataataataataataataataagatataTAGGGATGGTTTAATACAACTATACAAGTGGTACATAATTGAGGAAATAAATAGGGGAGCTGACCGGAGGCGGAACTATGCTATACTAAGAGGGTTTACTGGTACCCGCAAGCTTCGGTaaaatttttatgtatatatattttagaaaatagtgatatattagCAATGACAAGTTGAATGCAAAAGTACACCCACGACCTTCAAATCCTGGGTCCGTAGCTTAAGCTGACTATCAACTTTCATCTTCCCAAAGAGAGAGGCTCTGGTCTCAAATAAGAATACAAAAAACCAGGCTGTCCATTTTAAATATCTTTTCGGCCATATACTTATCTCCCTGTCTGGTATTCCAATGCTTTCTTCTTGTgaaacttataattttttttaattttttatttttgctttattgTACTTTGAGTGCTTGTATTTAGGAGTGCAATTGGATTATCTTCCTACATATAGTACTGATAAATCATAGTAGTCACGTGGCTGTCCAGATTGCCACCACCAAGATTAGTAGTTCAAAGCCACAAATTATAGTACAATTATTACTGCTTGAAATTTTGGTTTAGGTTGTCCATCTAGATTCAGTCAAATGTTTTTTGGtcattcaattatgagacttTAATTTGTTTCATGACCATTACGTGGAACTACTTAATGAAAAGCAAGGATGCACGATCTCTCCATATGCTAAAGATTGTGATTAGTAAGTACTTGTTTGGACCTGCTGTTTGTTTTTTTGCCTATTTTTTATTTTGCTGACCAGAAGGACATTATAATGCAAGATTAAGGGATCTAAGGAAGCAATTCGTTCCTAAAACTGCAAGTAAACCATGCATATTGTGAAAAGATTAGATGGAAACATAATTAAACATTTCACCAAAAAAGAACAGAGGGAAAAAACAATAACGAAGGGGGTTCACATCTtaccagataatagaaaaaaaacATTCATATAAAACCTGTCCTCAGTTCTCATTGTCTACCTCCCCAACAAATCGATGTTAATTCTGAGTACAGACGTCATTAACACTTGGGCCAGTTGAattaaaaccatttaaaagcatATCGGTTGTCTTCTCATAAATGTATACTATTCCATTACTTATCAATTATTCATTTTTCCATACTGGAATTAAAGAATTGCCAACTAGTTATGGATTATAGTATCATAAAATACCCAAAAATGAAAAGAGGAAATATCCAACTAATACTTCCATTAGTAACTAAACTGCTCGTGCAAGACCAAAAATGATACAGTAATTTCAACTACTTAAAAATTTACTgatgaaattttaaagaaaatgtaCAAAGCTAGACTAGAAACGGTGCTAGACTATGGTAACCAATAGGACAAACCACAGCATATTCTTTCGGGTCAGCTCAAAACCCGACCCCAGCCGCCCCGACTCCGAACGTAGCAGGTCGATGAGGCTCAATCTTTCTATTCTTCCAAAAACAAGTATCCGGCGCCAGCTTAGCCGCCGCCGTCCTCATCGGCTCAGATTTGCACCTTGTCAACACAAACGGCTCGTAAGCAACTGCATTCACAAGCTTCTGCTCAATCATGGTTGCCATAGACATCCCCGTCGCCGCCGGTAAAGAACACGACGACCTAGGTGGTTGTAACATGTGTTTGTTCCTATGTTCCGTACTAGGTTTAGTGTCAGTGCTCCGCCGCCTTTTGGGTTGTTCTTCAGGAACAATAACCTCTTTCTTTGGTGCTTTGACTTGTTGTTTCTTCTCTGGTAACCATCTGAGAAAGTCTCTTCGACAGACCCATGTTTCTTTTGATACCTCCATTGATAGCTTGGGTTCACACATCATTAGTAGCAAACACTCTGGCAAAACtgattctttttcttccttttgagcCTCTTTTGGATATTCAACTTCAACTTGGTTCTCTGGCTCAACAATTGGTGTAGCTTCTACTTGTTCTTGTTCTTCATATTCAGATTCTTGTTGAGTCACTGTTGGTTTCTCCTCTATGTCTCTCAGTAACAGTATCTCTTGAATTTCTTTTGAGATGGCTGActtaaatttttcttcttcttcttcttcttcttcttccaatgTAGCTTGTTCAATTTCTGTTTTATCCTCTATTTCACTAGTATCAGAGGTCATTTCTGTTACTCCTTCCTCAAGGAACTGCTGAATTTGGATATCTTCTATATCTTCTTGATTGACTTCAGTTGTTTGATCTACCAGTTGGGCTAATTGTTCAAACTGGGAATCATCTTCAGCTACAAAAGACTCAATCTTGgtctcttcttttccttctttaaccTCAATTTCTGTTGTTAATTCACAAGTTTCTAACTTTATTTCAAGCTTTTCCTGCTCCCTGCTTCCTACTTCAGTTTCCATAATAACATCTGTTTCTTCTGGATTCTCTTTTATTTCATCAAGATCTACTGAAACACTATGTTCAGCTGGTACAACCTCATTACTAGGTTCACATTTCTGACTATCTACTACTTCCATATGCTTATTTTCTCTCAAATCTTCTACCTTTTCTAGTTCTCCCACTTTTTCTTCTTGTTCCTCATCATAATATTCATCTCTTAGAACAGGTGACGACTCCCTGAAGCGATTGGTAAGAGCTGCCATTTTCATAGGATCAGATCTGCATCTCATAAGAAGCAAAGCATTCTTGGGTGGAATACAAATACTCACTCTACCTTTCTCTTCACTTGTTCCCCTATCCATTTCAACAATATTCTCATCCTTGAACTCAATATTTTCAAACACATGCCTTCTTGAACTCCTCATTGTACTACTATGCCTTCCCTCTGTTGTTCTTTCCTCTTCACCACTTGCCACTACCAACTCAATATCCCTCCTTTTTCCTCCTTCCCCATCTTGCAATGCTACTAACCATCTAGCAAAAACAGCACCGCATGATCTGTGCTCATTATCACCTTCCCTGTAAGCTTcacctttttcttccttttctctttcattagtCGAAAAACACGACGAACGACATGGGAACAAACAGCTGAACTCCGCCCCAAAAGCCCGCAAAGCTTCACAAATTGTTAAAGGCAAATGAACCCACCTTTGATTTCTATGATTAACGCATTCTTGTTGCTGGTAATGCACGCTTGAGTTCCCTTGCGAGTACCTCTGATTCTTTAGCGCTAGTCTATCATCTGTTTGACTAAATGCCTCAGAGGCTTGCTCTAGTTTTCTAAAACTCACCTCGCCGCTTGCGCTTCGTCTTTTGGACAAGCTACGTGATTGTTTCACCTTCTTCTTGGTCTTCACTCGAACCTGACCAATACAAGTGACTTTTGGTGAAGATGGCTCCG
Proteins encoded in this window:
- the LOC107804139 gene encoding uncharacterized protein LOC107804139 gives rise to the protein MDLDRPHHRTAATTSSSSTTSELFICFTSRLSSSSSSMKLSKSILSPGRARDAPLSLPTSLSRRLKTNGSIKGGQASPMFPTTGKKRGSGFENPEPSSPKVTCIGQVRVKTKKKVKQSRSLSKRRSASGEVSFRKLEQASEAFSQTDDRLALKNQRYSQGNSSVHYQQQECVNHRNQRWVHLPLTICEALRAFGAEFSCLFPCRSSCFSTNEREKEEKGEAYREGDNEHRSCGAVFARWLVALQDGEGGKRRDIELVVASGEEERTTEGRHSSTMRSSRRHVFENIEFKDENIVEMDRGTSEEKGRVSICIPPKNALLLMRCRSDPMKMAALTNRFRESSPVLRDEYYDEEQEEKVGELEKVEDLRENKHMEVVDSQKCEPSNEVVPAEHSVSVDLDEIKENPEETDVIMETEVGSREQEKLEIKLETCELTTEIEVKEGKEETKIESFVAEDDSQFEQLAQLVDQTTEVNQEDIEDIQIQQFLEEGVTEMTSDTSEIEDKTEIEQATLEEEEEEEEEKFKSAISKEIQEILLLRDIEEKPTVTQQESEYEEQEQVEATPIVEPENQVEVEYPKEAQKEEKESVLPECLLLMMCEPKLSMEVSKETWVCRRDFLRWLPEKKQQVKAPKKEVIVPEEQPKRRRSTDTKPSTEHRNKHMLQPPRSSCSLPAATGMSMATMIEQKLVNAVAYEPFVLTRCKSEPMRTAAAKLAPDTCFWKNRKIEPHRPATFGVGAAGVGF